ctcctcctccttcttcggctcctccacctccttcttgggctcctcctcctccttctccttctctgcgGCGGCAGCGTCCTGCTTCTCCGGCCCGTTATTGCGACCCTCGTCCTGTTCCTCCGGCACGGGCGCCAGCTGATGGATCACAGGCGACGGCGGGTTGGCCTCGTGTATGATCTTCTCCGGCACGATCTCCTCCTGCTTGGCGGCGGCTCCGGCGTCGACGACGTCGTCAATGATCTGATCGTCCAAGGAGAAGACGCTGCTTTCAGCGTCGGACCCCTTGCTTGCGACCGACCTGGGGCTGTCCACGTCGCCGACGTCCGCCGCGGCCGCCGCGTTCTTCTTGCGCCGGGAGGACCTGCTGCTGCGGAAGGCGCGGGAGGCCCGCTGCATCAGCTTCCTCGGGGAGAACATCGACGAGTACGACGCCGACTTGGGCTGCTGCGGCTTGGTGCCCCTGGGGGTGGCCGGCGGCGTGTCCGTGGACGTGGCCGCCATGCAGTTGATGGACGGCGGCTGCTTGTGGCGCGGCGCGCTGGTCGTGGACGTCGAGGCGCGCACCGACTGGTACTGGGAGGAGGAGGCGCCGAGGGGCGACGGGGAGGGTGCCTGCTTCGCGCTCGCGCTCCGCCGGAGCCCTGGCGCGCCGCCTGCCGCCGGCGAGGCCGTGCGCTGTTTCGGCATATAGATCGACAAGAGGAAAACCGTAAGACGTGGCGGTGTTAGGGCAAATCGAGAACAAACCCTAGCTACGAACAAGGCGTCCAATAAGTGCATCCAACGTGGCTCCGAAAATTATGGTATATATAATAG
This genomic stretch from Hordeum vulgare subsp. vulgare chromosome 6H, MorexV3_pseudomolecules_assembly, whole genome shotgun sequence harbors:
- the LOC123402995 gene encoding MAP7 domain-containing protein 2-like; translation: MKSYSLQRTASPAAGGAPGLRRSASAKQAPSPSPLGASSSQYQSVRASTSTTSAPRHKQPPSINCMAATSTDTPPATPRGTKPQQPKSASYSSMFSPRKLMQRASRAFRSSRSSRRKKNAAAAADVGDVDSPRSVASKGSDAESSVFSLDDQIIDDVVDAGAAAKQEEIVPEKIIHEANPPSPVIHQLAPVPEEQDEGRNNGPEKQDAAAAEKEKEEEEPKKEVEEPKKEEEEPKKEAPPALEDTVAEEDKTAAAKKQQREEDIKAEVVRRFQGCRVRTSVEKRSFDAETPRRRESARSNEAIEEARTKLLELRQVNKVKALVGAFETVMDDNNRQVSTGKPRLNLRV